In one Magallana gigas chromosome 7, xbMagGiga1.1, whole genome shotgun sequence genomic region, the following are encoded:
- the LOC105322544 gene encoding ADP-ribosylation factor-like protein 4C, which translates to MGSSSSVQLTMLGLDSSGKTTILYHMKFEQYTNATPTISYNCETIKVKEGSAKGITFKIWDVGGQDNKRPLWNQYTRSSDGIIFVVDSEDKERLEEAKLELIRLLKAPDNQKLPLLVIANKQDLQHSLSLHEIETLLGLRDLHPGQMWSIIGACAITGEGLTEAMDAMYDLIVKRKSHKRKK; encoded by the coding sequence ATGGGGAGTTCCTCATCTGTGCAACTAACAATGCTGGGTCTGGATTCCTCCGGTAAAACTACTATCTTGTATCACATGAAATTCGAGCAATACACAAACGCCACCCCGACAATTAGTTACAACTGTGAGACAATCAAGGTAAAGGAGGGTAGTGCGAAGGGAATAACTTTTAAGATATGGGATGTAGGAGGACAAGACAACAAAAGACCATTGTGGAATCAGTACACGCGTTCTTCTGATGGAATTATATTCGTAGTGGACAGTGAAGATAAAGAAAGGCTTGAGGAGGCCAAGTTAGAACTTATCCGCTTACTCAAAGCTCCGGACAATCAGAAACTTCCTTTATTAGTGATAGCTAACAAACAGGATTTACAACACTCTCTGTCTCTCCATGAGATAGAGACATTACTAGGACTGAGGGATCTCCACCCAGGACAGATGTGGTCTATAATAGGGGCCTGTGCTATAACTGGGGAGGGACTGACAGAGGCAATGGATGCTATGTATGATCTTATAGTGAAAAGGAAAagtcataaaagaaaaaaatga
- the LOC105322543 gene encoding large ribosomal subunit protein mL62 codes for MALRRFRSCLTKLQVAANYHSFVRLCSSTYKSKYSIENIYPNSDPNFLRKVEFKHTYNNDTEEEFTGYIPLDDISIKAVRGSGPGGQNVNKVSSKVEVRFHVESATWIPEWIKKNLIENEKGRITKDGDLVVTSEKTRTQMLNQADCLDKVREMIYNSAKKPVEMTEEYKKVVAKRLAKANMERLQRKRADSLKKKNRRSE; via the exons ATGGCACTACGACGGTTCAGGTCATGTCTTACAAAACTTCAAGTAGCAGCTAATTACCATAGTTTTGTCCGCCTTTGTTCATCTACATATAAAAGCAAATATTCGATAGAAAACATTTACCCGAACAGTGATCCGAATTTTCTACGGAAAGTCGAGTTTAAG CATACATATAATAATGACACAGAAGAGGAATTTACAGGATATATACCTTTAG atgatatttcaataaaagcAGTAAGAGGGAGCGGCCCAGGTGGACAGAATGTAAATAAAG ttagCTCAAAGGTAGAAGTACGTTTTCATGTTGAGAGTGCCACATGGATACCAGAATGGATCAAGAAAAATCTAATTGAAAAT GAGAAAGGTAGAATAACAAAGGATGGTGACTTAGTTGTAACATCAGAGAAAACAAGAACACAAATGTTGAACCAGGCTGATTGTCTTGACAAAGTACGGGAAATGATATATAATTCAGCTAAGAAACCTGTGGAAATGACAGAGGAATACAAAAAAGTAGTTGCAAAAAG GTTGGCCAAAGCTAATATGGAGCGTCTACAGAGAAAGAGAGCAGATTcattaaagaagaaaaacagaAGGAGTGAATAG